One Roseburia rectibacter DNA window includes the following coding sequences:
- a CDS encoding NAD-dependent epimerase/dehydratase family protein — MLRYAKNRKRRRNIRMEDSRIYLLTGAAGFLGNNIARQLVEKGCRVRGLVLQGDKAVKHIPEGVEIVYGDLTDKTSLENFFDVEKEQLVCIHCASIVYLKEEPSELVYRVNVEGTQNIIDFCLEKNVEKLVYVSSTGTVAELPHGEFMREPEKFDLDKIVGYYGKTKAMATQLVFDAVKEKGLKACVVYPTGICGPNDYAGGPVSTFIEQYCNGGNKVGFPGSFNSVDVRDLAAGTIAAVDKGRIGEGYILGNDVVWMKDMFAYISHASGVKMTKIILPMPLTRIIVKVSETIGRLTNKAPLITELMLYNLVRNNAYDSSKAKKELGYQTRPFADTIYDEVEWLKEEHRVSA; from the coding sequence TTGTTAAGGTATGCAAAGAACAGGAAAAGAAGGAGGAATATCAGGATGGAGGATAGCAGAATATATTTATTGACAGGTGCGGCTGGTTTTCTTGGGAATAATATTGCCAGGCAGTTAGTTGAAAAAGGATGCCGGGTGCGAGGACTCGTGTTGCAGGGGGATAAGGCTGTCAAGCACATTCCGGAAGGAGTAGAAATCGTGTATGGTGACTTGACAGATAAGACTTCTTTGGAAAATTTTTTTGATGTGGAAAAGGAACAACTTGTTTGTATTCACTGTGCAAGTATTGTGTATTTAAAGGAAGAACCCAGTGAACTGGTATATCGGGTTAATGTTGAGGGAACCCAAAATATTATTGATTTTTGTTTGGAAAAAAACGTGGAAAAACTTGTATATGTAAGTTCGACAGGAACCGTGGCAGAGCTTCCGCACGGGGAATTTATGAGAGAACCGGAAAAATTTGACCTGGATAAAATAGTTGGATATTACGGAAAAACAAAAGCTATGGCAACACAGTTAGTATTTGATGCAGTAAAAGAAAAAGGATTAAAGGCGTGCGTAGTATATCCTACAGGTATATGTGGACCAAATGATTACGCTGGTGGACCGGTATCGACTTTTATTGAACAGTATTGTAATGGGGGAAATAAGGTAGGATTTCCGGGGTCATTCAATTCAGTAGATGTAAGAGATTTGGCTGCAGGAACAATTGCTGCGGTAGATAAGGGGAGAATTGGAGAAGGCTATATATTGGGCAATGATGTGGTTTGGATGAAAGATATGTTTGCTTATATCAGTCATGCAAGTGGTGTGAAAATGACGAAAATAATTCTTCCAATGCCATTAACAAGGATTATTGTAAAAGTAAGTGAGACAATTGGAAGACTAACAAACAAGGCCCCATTGATAACAGAATTAATGCTATACAACTTAGTACGAAATAATGCATATGATAGTAGCAAGGCAAAGAAAGAACTGGGGTATCAGACAAGACCATTTGCTGATACAATTTATGACGAAGTAGAATGGTTAAAAGAAGAACACAGGGTGTCGGCATAA
- a CDS encoding HAMP domain-containing sensor histidine kinase, with protein sequence MSNGAKRNKKIGTIRWAIVLAFIVTFFSVVSYLLTMAIRFYYYGHAGDNVFAWSVAIYQIMGSLCGIVIAIISVMLYHRMEKLLNGMEDVANGKLDVEIPIENSGEYKVIYENFNQMVRELKNADEQQKQFMKDFSHEFKTPIHSIKGMAEYLQHNEITREEEKEYLNVMAEEAGRLAQLSQNTLLLSKLDHMEVLRKKEEFRLDSQIRDCAILLMPSFEEKNIQLEAELPEMKFYGNEELMKEVWVNLLDNARKYSSEGNLVFVEGKVTQDDLWITVRDEGQGMDEQTKQHLFERYYQGDASHETSGFGMGLPIVKRIVELSGGTIWVESTLGKGTTVTIFLKLI encoded by the coding sequence ATGAGTAACGGGGCAAAAAGAAACAAGAAAATAGGAACCATTCGCTGGGCAATCGTATTAGCTTTTATTGTTACTTTTTTTTCCGTTGTATCGTACCTGCTTACGATGGCAATCAGGTTTTATTATTACGGTCATGCAGGTGATAATGTGTTTGCCTGGAGTGTGGCAATTTATCAGATTATGGGATCTTTATGTGGAATCGTGATTGCGATAATTTCAGTTATGCTGTACCACAGGATGGAAAAACTTTTAAATGGAATGGAAGATGTGGCAAACGGAAAGTTAGATGTGGAGATTCCCATAGAAAATTCTGGTGAATATAAAGTCATATATGAGAATTTTAACCAGATGGTAAGAGAATTAAAAAATGCAGATGAGCAGCAGAAACAATTTATGAAGGATTTTTCGCATGAATTTAAGACACCGATTCACTCAATAAAGGGAATGGCAGAATATCTGCAGCATAATGAAATTACAAGAGAAGAGGAAAAAGAATATCTGAATGTAATGGCGGAGGAAGCTGGGAGACTGGCACAGTTATCGCAAAATACGCTGTTGTTATCAAAACTGGATCATATGGAAGTACTTCGGAAAAAAGAAGAGTTCCGGCTTGATTCTCAAATCCGTGACTGCGCGATATTACTGATGCCATCTTTTGAAGAAAAAAATATTCAGCTTGAAGCTGAGCTGCCAGAAATGAAATTCTATGGCAATGAGGAATTAATGAAAGAGGTCTGGGTAAATTTATTGGACAATGCCAGAAAATATTCATCAGAAGGAAACCTTGTCTTTGTAGAAGGAAAGGTAACACAGGATGATCTATGGATTACTGTGAGAGATGAGGGGCAGGGGATGGATGAGCAGACAAAGCAGCATTTGTTTGAACGTTATTATCAGGGGGATGCGTCCCACGAAACCAGTGGATTTGGTATGGGATTGCCAATAGTTAAACGCATTGTGGAGCTTAGCGGGGGAACCATATGGGTGGAAAGTACATTGGGAAAGGGAACCACTGTCACTATATTTTTAAAATTAATTTGA
- a CDS encoding response regulator transcription factor: protein MVKVLIIEDDSSARLVTKLHLRNEYQVVEASDGMEAMELLKHQSVDLIIADVMMPKMNGYEFVEQFRMMDKNTPVLLLTAKKEWQDKKMGFAIGIDDYMTKPVNYEELQWRIRALLRRAKISNEKQIIIGDVVISEDFNMVVRGEEKITLPKKEFELLFKLLSYPNKIFTVSQILDNIWGYDSNSDETTVRTHINRLRKKFADWNEFEIVTIRGLGYRGKLNE from the coding sequence ATGGTGAAGGTATTAATTATTGAAGATGACAGCAGCGCAAGACTGGTGACAAAACTGCATTTGAGAAACGAATATCAGGTAGTAGAAGCATCGGATGGAATGGAGGCAATGGAACTGTTAAAGCATCAGTCAGTAGATCTGATCATTGCAGATGTTATGATGCCAAAAATGAATGGCTATGAATTTGTGGAGCAGTTTCGGATGATGGATAAGAACACACCGGTTCTTCTTTTAACAGCAAAAAAAGAATGGCAGGACAAAAAAATGGGATTTGCTATTGGAATTGATGATTATATGACGAAACCCGTGAACTATGAGGAATTACAGTGGCGGATCAGGGCATTGCTCCGGAGGGCAAAGATAAGCAATGAGAAACAGATTATTATTGGAGATGTGGTAATCAGTGAGGATTTCAACATGGTAGTCAGAGGGGAAGAGAAGATAACATTGCCGAAAAAGGAATTTGAATTACTGTTTAAACTGCTTTCATATCCAAATAAAATTTTTACGGTATCCCAGATTTTAGACAATATCTGGGGATATGATTCAAATTCAGATGAGACAACGGTAAGAACACATATCAACCGTCTGAGAAAGAAATTTGCAGACTGGAATGAATTTGAAATTGTTACGATTCGTGGATTGGGTTATAGAGGGAAACTGAATGAGTAA
- a CDS encoding family 78 glycoside hydrolase catalytic domain, with protein sequence MRAINLRTEHMINPIGIDIKEPYLSWNCADGRRQTAYEIVAMDENCVVWDSSRVKSDSMHTYCPLELKSRQRISWKIRLWDERDEAGEWSEEAFFEMGLLDKSDWMAKWINPESECNPEAHKPASYLRTHFQCDEKILNKSVRLYVTAHGLYEVWINGKRAGDFVLAPGSYNYDKRLAYQTYNVSGLLCEGRNEVEVILGDGWYRSVSGVDGDRNIYGTDIALLFQLEADGRAVCVSDETWEASQNGAIRQNDMQQGEIVDARLAEVSEYHEVKVEDFSFDQLICSDCVPVCEMEYFKGKIITTPNGETVIDFGQNLAGYVEFTLNAHEGDTIVLTHGETLDENGNFTQENFQDRKRHKEGGTKQQVVYTCAEGENHYKTKFSIWGFRYAKADTVIDLSDASFTAIAVYSKMDTLTIFECGNDDINRLVQNSIWSQKSNFCDVPTDCPTRERAAWTGDMGVFAHTGLYLMDAYPVMRKWLAECRTSQFDDGKIANIAPKNNKSSFFSGLLAGSVGWGDACIIVPYEMYRRYGDARILSENYEMMKKWYVFLEERAKKRPVNPVKRFKRNPYRRYTIETGVDYGEWCEPDVESTSAMRTPQGKVATAFFAYSGRMLAEIAAILGKEDDAAYYSKTAEMAKKAWRFIATEDGKISSDRQADYVRALAFGLLDGDEARQAAADLNELVKKCGYHLNTGFLSTPNLTRVLCDYGYEDTAYKLLLQDTRPGWLYEVKKGATTIWETWDGINEKGEVKASLNHYSYGAICGWILDAVCGIQVSDGKIRICPHPDKVLGYAKASYQSPYGRIESGWKYDGDKVTYEFEIPSNTHAEVILPDGRREVLDSGRYSL encoded by the coding sequence ATGCGAGCAATTAATTTAAGAACAGAACATATGATAAATCCCATAGGAATTGATATAAAGGAGCCATATCTGTCATGGAATTGTGCAGATGGCAGGAGACAGACCGCATATGAGATCGTGGCTATGGATGAAAATTGTGTGGTTTGGGACAGTAGCCGGGTAAAGTCGGACAGTATGCATACGTATTGTCCGTTGGAGCTGAAAAGCAGACAGCGTATATCCTGGAAAATACGACTATGGGACGAAAGGGATGAAGCTGGTGAGTGGAGTGAGGAAGCCTTTTTTGAAATGGGGTTGTTAGATAAGTCTGACTGGATGGCAAAATGGATAAATCCAGAGTCTGAATGTAATCCGGAGGCACATAAGCCAGCCAGCTATCTGAGAACACATTTTCAATGTGATGAAAAAATCCTAAATAAAAGTGTAAGATTGTATGTAACTGCCCATGGTTTATATGAAGTCTGGATTAACGGAAAAAGAGCAGGGGATTTTGTGCTTGCACCAGGCAGCTATAATTATGATAAGAGACTTGCATACCAGACCTATAATGTGTCAGGACTTTTATGTGAGGGCAGAAATGAAGTAGAAGTGATTCTTGGTGATGGCTGGTACAGAAGTGTCTCTGGAGTAGATGGAGACAGGAATATTTATGGTACAGATATTGCCCTGCTGTTTCAGCTTGAGGCAGATGGCAGGGCTGTATGTGTTTCGGATGAAACATGGGAGGCTTCACAAAATGGTGCCATACGTCAAAATGATATGCAGCAGGGGGAAATTGTGGATGCAAGACTGGCTGAGGTGTCAGAGTACCATGAGGTAAAGGTGGAGGATTTTTCTTTTGATCAGTTGATATGTTCTGATTGTGTTCCTGTATGTGAAATGGAGTATTTTAAGGGAAAGATTATAACGACGCCAAATGGAGAGACGGTTATAGATTTTGGACAGAATCTTGCAGGATATGTGGAGTTTACACTGAATGCCCATGAAGGAGATACAATTGTCCTGACACATGGAGAGACTTTAGACGAAAATGGTAATTTCACGCAGGAAAATTTTCAGGACAGAAAACGTCATAAAGAAGGTGGCACGAAACAGCAGGTTGTGTATACATGTGCAGAGGGAGAAAATCACTATAAGACAAAGTTCTCTATATGGGGGTTCAGATATGCAAAGGCTGATACAGTGATTGACCTCTCAGATGCATCATTTACTGCAATTGCAGTATATTCAAAGATGGATACACTGACAATTTTTGAGTGTGGAAATGACGATATTAACAGATTGGTGCAAAACAGTATCTGGAGCCAGAAATCCAACTTTTGTGATGTTCCTACCGATTGTCCTACAAGAGAACGGGCAGCCTGGACTGGGGATATGGGAGTATTTGCCCATACAGGACTGTATCTTATGGATGCCTATCCGGTAATGCGAAAATGGCTTGCAGAGTGCAGAACATCGCAGTTTGATGATGGAAAAATTGCAAATATTGCACCAAAGAATAACAAGTCATCTTTTTTCTCGGGGCTTCTTGCCGGTTCCGTAGGATGGGGGGACGCATGTATCATTGTTCCATATGAGATGTACAGGCGGTATGGTGATGCAAGGATTTTATCCGAAAATTATGAGATGATGAAGAAATGGTATGTATTTCTCGAAGAGCGTGCAAAAAAGCGTCCAGTGAACCCTGTAAAAAGATTTAAGAGAAATCCATACCGCAGATATACGATAGAAACAGGAGTTGATTATGGTGAGTGGTGTGAGCCTGATGTGGAAAGTACTTCCGCTATGCGCACACCACAGGGCAAAGTTGCCACAGCATTTTTTGCATACTCAGGGCGGATGTTAGCAGAGATCGCAGCGATTCTCGGAAAAGAAGATGACGCTGCTTATTACAGTAAAACCGCAGAGATGGCAAAGAAGGCATGGCGTTTTATAGCAACAGAGGATGGAAAGATCTCTTCAGACAGACAGGCTGATTATGTGAGGGCACTTGCGTTTGGACTTTTAGATGGGGATGAAGCAAGGCAGGCAGCAGCCGATCTGAATGAACTGGTAAAAAAATGTGGATATCATTTAAATACCGGATTTTTATCTACCCCGAATCTGACAAGGGTACTGTGTGATTACGGATATGAGGATACTGCATATAAGCTGTTGCTGCAGGATACAAGACCGGGCTGGCTTTATGAGGTGAAAAAAGGAGCTACAACGATCTGGGAAACATGGGATGGTATTAATGAAAAGGGCGAGGTAAAGGCATCGTTAAACCATTATTCTTATGGCGCAATATGTGGATGGATCCTGGATGCCGTATGCGGAATACAGGTTTCAGATGGAAAAATCAGAATCTGTCCGCATCCCGATAAAGTCCTTGGCTATGCGAAGGCTTCCTATCAGTCGCCATATGGCAGAATTGAAAGCGGCTGGAAATATGATGGGGACAAAGTCACATATGAGTTTGAAATCCCGTCAAATACGCATGCAGAGGTGATTTTACCCGATGGAAGAAGAGAAGTGTTAGATTCAGGAAGATATTCATTGTAA
- a CDS encoding sugar phosphate isomerase/epimerase family protein has translation MAIKAVQQIMLGTVTGSEAKAKETLQAMVNAGYNGIELNSFMVNPTPFMVRMLTMAAGMPTGKGGNLDWAKLVKEAGLSVVSLHKDLGGIEKELAKTVREAEKYNTTNVVITGMYRFDYRDKTQVTDLCKRLNEAGKKLKAEGINLLYHNHNYEFQKVDGRQNAYEYIISNTDPEYVGFEFDSYWPTEAGVCALDVMKMLGSRMKLYHINDRGTKLTKPVMTPILKSDSCELGYGNMNLEALCGQALSSGVEAVVLESHKNWIDKSPIKSFEASAKFLNEHIGTV, from the coding sequence ATGGCGATCAAAGCAGTACAACAGATTATGCTTGGAACAGTGACAGGCAGTGAAGCAAAGGCAAAAGAGACACTGCAGGCGATGGTAAATGCCGGATATAATGGAATCGAACTAAACAGCTTTATGGTTAATCCTACCCCATTTATGGTGCGGATGCTCACGATGGCTGCGGGCATGCCTACAGGAAAAGGAGGCAATCTTGACTGGGCAAAGCTGGTGAAGGAGGCAGGACTTTCTGTTGTCAGTCTGCATAAGGATTTAGGTGGTATAGAAAAAGAACTTGCCAAGACAGTGAGGGAAGCAGAAAAATACAATACCACCAATGTTGTTATTACAGGAATGTACCGCTTTGATTATCGCGATAAGACGCAGGTTACAGACCTGTGTAAAAGGCTCAATGAAGCTGGAAAAAAACTGAAAGCAGAGGGTATAAATCTCTTATATCACAATCATAATTACGAATTTCAAAAAGTGGATGGCAGACAGAATGCGTATGAATATATTATCTCAAATACAGATCCAGAATATGTAGGTTTTGAGTTTGACTCTTACTGGCCGACAGAGGCTGGTGTGTGCGCACTGGATGTTATGAAAATGCTGGGCAGCAGAATGAAGCTGTACCACATTAATGACAGAGGAACAAAGCTTACAAAGCCTGTAATGACACCGATTCTTAAGTCAGACAGCTGTGAACTTGGATATGGTAACATGAATCTTGAAGCCTTATGTGGGCAGGCGTTGTCGTCAGGAGTGGAGGCGGTCGTGCTGGAAAGTCACAAAAACTGGATAGATAAGTCGCCGATAAAATCATTTGAGGCATCTGCAAAATTTTTGAATGAACATATTGGAACTGTTTAA
- a CDS encoding family 43 glycosylhydrolase: MKYYCNPVNINYRYQFNADQRKNGIAVCREAADPSMITFKGRYYIFASMTLGVWVSDDLVKWENHKLPSELPLYDYAPDVRVMGEYVYFCASKKGEKCDRYRTKDILNGPYEKIEGTFDFWDPNLFVDDDGKVYFYWGCSNETPMWGVELDPQTMNPKGEKKELIYADPYKYGYERIGDDNGKLPRSKEEVDACFDNFMKSQGTPVEQIPQMYIPMIRGMFTDKPYIEGAWMDKHEGRYYLQYAFAGTQYNTYGDGVYVSDKPLGPFTPAKNNPYSYHPGGFMPGAGHGSTMEDYKGNLWHAATMRISVNHDFERRVGIWKAAYDEEGELCCNQRYGDWPVHVSDNKENDIWENPEWMLLSYGKKMTASSYTEGKSPELACNENVQNWWQASSSDRKEWLMMDLGKAMDVHAIQINFADDEINIPVPGQIRGTTQARYIEEADIATQYLLEGSVDGENFFVLEDKTKADTDLSHDFLVYENGIEVRYIRLSDMKVPYGQKPCVSGLRVFGKGAGSLPEQASYEAARISGIDMEIVIDSQEKDEADGTTGYNILWGLKPDKLYHSYLAYDTKKRIGALVDGESYYVRVDTFNENGITEGKLQFVENL, encoded by the coding sequence ATGAAGTATTATTGTAATCCGGTAAATATAAATTACAGATATCAGTTCAATGCGGATCAGAGGAAAAACGGAATTGCTGTCTGCCGCGAAGCAGCAGACCCATCCATGATAACGTTTAAAGGCAGATATTACATATTTGCATCCATGACTCTTGGTGTATGGGTTTCGGATGATCTGGTAAAATGGGAAAATCATAAACTGCCATCAGAACTTCCGTTGTATGATTATGCGCCGGATGTGCGTGTGATGGGGGAATATGTATATTTCTGTGCCTCAAAAAAAGGGGAAAAATGCGACAGGTACCGCACAAAAGATATCTTAAACGGACCATATGAGAAGATAGAGGGAACCTTTGATTTCTGGGATCCGAATCTGTTTGTGGATGATGATGGAAAGGTTTATTTTTACTGGGGCTGTTCAAATGAGACCCCTATGTGGGGAGTGGAGTTAGACCCACAGACCATGAATCCAAAGGGAGAGAAAAAAGAACTGATATATGCCGATCCTTATAAATATGGATATGAGCGGATTGGTGATGATAACGGTAAGCTGCCACGCTCAAAGGAAGAGGTGGACGCCTGTTTTGACAATTTCATGAAATCCCAGGGGACACCTGTGGAGCAGATCCCGCAAATGTATATCCCGATGATCAGGGGAATGTTCACAGATAAACCTTATATTGAGGGTGCCTGGATGGATAAGCATGAAGGCAGATATTATCTGCAGTATGCATTTGCCGGTACACAGTATAATACCTATGGAGATGGAGTATATGTCTCAGACAAGCCGTTAGGACCATTCACACCGGCAAAAAACAATCCATATTCCTATCATCCAGGTGGATTTATGCCAGGTGCCGGTCATGGTTCTACGATGGAGGATTATAAGGGGAATCTGTGGCATGCGGCTACAATGCGGATCAGCGTAAACCATGATTTTGAGAGAAGAGTCGGCATCTGGAAGGCTGCATATGATGAGGAAGGTGAGTTGTGCTGTAATCAGAGGTATGGGGACTGGCCGGTTCATGTATCAGATAATAAAGAAAATGATATATGGGAAAACCCAGAGTGGATGCTGTTATCTTATGGTAAGAAAATGACAGCGTCATCCTATACAGAAGGAAAATCGCCAGAACTTGCCTGCAATGAAAATGTGCAGAACTGGTGGCAGGCTTCATCGTCCGATAGAAAAGAATGGCTGATGATGGATTTGGGAAAAGCTATGGATGTGCATGCGATTCAGATTAATTTTGCAGATGATGAAATAAATATTCCTGTTCCTGGTCAGATTAGAGGAACAACGCAGGCAAGATATATTGAGGAAGCAGATATTGCTACCCAGTACCTTTTAGAGGGTTCTGTGGATGGGGAAAATTTCTTTGTATTAGAAGATAAGACAAAAGCAGATACGGATTTAAGCCATGACTTTTTAGTATATGAGAACGGCATCGAGGTTCGCTACATAAGGTTGTCTGATATGAAAGTACCTTACGGTCAAAAGCCATGTGTCAGTGGACTCAGAGTGTTCGGTAAAGGTGCAGGCAGTTTGCCGGAACAGGCATCATATGAAGCAGCAAGAATTTCCGGAATAGACATGGAGATTGTGATTGATTCACAGGAGAAGGATGAAGCGGATGGGACGACAGGATACAATATTCTCTGGGGACTTAAACCGGATAAGCTGTATCACAGCTATCTCGCATATGACACGAAAAAGAGAATAGGAGCTCTTGTTGACGGAGAATCTTACTATGTAAGAGTGGATACATTTAATGAAAATGGAATTACGGAAGGAAAACTTCAGTTTGTAGAAAATTTGTAA
- a CDS encoding glycoside hydrolase family 1 protein: MSRFPDKFMIGASTAAHQVEGSNTNSDYWAMEHLKHTNFNEPSLNAVDHYNRYEEDIRLMAEAGLNTYRFSIEWARIEPEEGKFDEAETEHYRKVLKCCRNHGIEPVVTMMHFTSPVWLIQKGGWESESTVKYFVRYCAYLAEKLGDLMHYVITINEANMGLQVAAIAERYKRQMMAKRREGKKSKKDKNMEGTAQVGMNFNKMLKNMFWQGFENKKVFGTKKPQIFVSARTPEGDILVMRAHQAARDAMKKVHPELLIGLSLSLHDIQAVDGGDAAAKHEWEEEFTHYLPYIKDDDFFGLQNYTRSLIGPDGICPVPEGAEITQMEYEFYPQALEHVIRRVHEEYTKAGKKNMPIMVTENGIATEDDTRRVAFIDEAAKGVEACIADHIPVIGYCHWSLLDNFEWQKGFSMKFGLIAVDRSTMKRMPKKSLYFLGQL, translated from the coding sequence ATGAGCAGATTTCCAGACAAATTTATGATTGGTGCGTCAACTGCGGCGCACCAGGTAGAGGGCAGCAATACAAACAGTGATTACTGGGCAATGGAGCACTTAAAGCATACGAACTTTAATGAGCCATCTTTAAACGCAGTTGACCATTATAACCGTTATGAGGAGGATATCCGTCTGATGGCAGAGGCTGGGCTGAATACTTATCGGTTTTCCATAGAGTGGGCACGTATAGAGCCGGAAGAGGGAAAATTTGATGAAGCAGAAACAGAGCACTACAGAAAGGTGCTCAAATGCTGCAGGAATCATGGAATAGAACCGGTTGTTACCATGATGCATTTTACATCACCAGTATGGCTGATACAAAAAGGCGGATGGGAAAGTGAGTCAACCGTAAAGTATTTTGTAAGATACTGTGCATATCTGGCAGAAAAACTTGGAGACCTCATGCATTATGTCATCACAATCAATGAAGCAAATATGGGACTTCAGGTAGCTGCGATCGCAGAGCGTTATAAGCGTCAGATGATGGCGAAGCGCAGGGAAGGAAAAAAGAGTAAAAAAGATAAGAACATGGAAGGCACCGCTCAGGTTGGCATGAATTTTAATAAAATGCTGAAAAATATGTTCTGGCAGGGATTTGAAAACAAAAAAGTTTTTGGAACAAAAAAACCGCAGATCTTTGTCAGTGCAAGAACACCAGAAGGAGATATCCTTGTAATGCGTGCGCATCAGGCTGCAAGAGATGCGATGAAAAAGGTTCATCCAGAACTTTTGATAGGATTGTCATTGTCACTTCATGATATTCAGGCTGTTGATGGTGGAGATGCAGCTGCAAAGCATGAGTGGGAGGAGGAATTTACACATTATCTTCCCTATATAAAGGATGATGATTTTTTTGGACTTCAGAATTATACCAGAAGCCTTATTGGACCAGATGGAATATGTCCTGTGCCTGAGGGGGCAGAGATTACACAGATGGAGTATGAATTTTATCCACAGGCATTGGAACATGTGATCAGAAGAGTGCATGAGGAGTATACAAAAGCTGGGAAGAAAAATATGCCGATCATGGTCACAGAGAATGGCATAGCAACAGAGGACGATACCAGAAGGGTTGCATTTATTGATGAGGCAGCAAAGGGAGTGGAAGCATGTATTGCGGATCATATACCGGTGATAGGCTATTGCCACTGGTCGCTGCTGGACAATTTTGAGTGGCAAAAGGGCTTTTCAATGAAATTCGGACTGATAGCAGTAGACAGATCCACCATGAAGCGTATGCCGAAAAAGAGTCTCTATTTTCTGGGACAACTATAA